The genome window TGGATTACGCAAGCCTCGCCTTTGCCTTGATCGTCGGTGGGGAGGGCACGCTGCCGGTGTACGCGGCATTGCTCTGGGTCACGTTGGGCAATGGCATGCGCTTCGGCTCGCGCTACCTGGCGCTGGCAACCGTTCTCGCGCTGTCGACACTGGGGGTGATTTTCCTGCTCACGCCGTTCTGGCGTGGCCAGCCCTATCTGTTCCTGACGTTGATCGTCACCACCATCGTGGTGCCTGCCTACGCGCATATCCTGCTGACCCGTACCCGCATCGCTTCGGAAGAGGCGATTGCCGCGAACCAGGAAAAATCCCGCTTCCTGGCCCAGGCCAGCCATGACTTGCGCCAGCCGATCCACTCGATCGGCTTGTTCACCGCCTGCCTGCGCGATGCCCGTTTGGGCCAGGAAGAGCTGCGACTGGTGGACAACATCGACCGTTCGCTGCACATCGTGTCGCAGCTGTTTCGTTCGATCCTGGACATCTACACCCTCGACAACGGGCAGCTTGAACCCCAGGCCGAACCCGTGCACCTGGGCGCGCTGCTCCAGGATGTGGTCAAGCAGAACACCGAAGCCGCCCGCTGGGCCGGTGTCGAGTTGCGCCTGCGGCCTTGCCGGCACTGGGTCAGCGTCAATGCCGGTTTGTTGGCTACCATGGTGCAGAACCTGGTTTCCAATACGCTCAAATATGCCCCCGGCCAACCGGTGTTGATCGGTGTGCGTCCGAAAGGCAGTGGCCTGGCCATCGTCATCTACGACAAGGGCCGGGGCATTGCCGCCGAACATCTGCCTGAGGTGTTCAAGGAGTTTTATCGGGTACGCCATGTCCGTGACAAGGATGTCGAGGGGCTGGGCCTGGGGTTGTCCATCGTCAAGCGAATCAGCCACCTGATCAATCTGGACATCCAGCTGGACTCCCGGCTCGGCCAGGGCACGCGCGCCACGATCCAAGGGCTGGAAAGGGTCGCGCCAAGGGCTGTGGTGGACAGACCGGTGCCCACGCAAAGCCGTTTGCAGGGCTTGCGGGTGTGCCTGGTGGAGGATGACGCCAACGTGCTGATGGCGACGTCGGCGCTGTTGGAGAAGTGGGGATGCGAAGTGGAAACCCACAGCGACGGGGTGGGTGTGACCAGCGACTGCGACATCATCATTGCCGACTTCGACCTGGGTACGAAAGTCTCGGGGGCCGAATGCATTGCCGCGATTCGCGAACAGCGAGGCTGGGAAGTCCCCGCCATGATCATGACCGGCCATGAAATCGAAAGAATTCGCCACGCCCTGCACCACATGAACATTTCAATCCTGGCCAAGCCCGTGCGGCCTCCGGAGTTGCGGGTGACCTTGCTCGAATTGACCAAGCATTTCGCCAGTGTCAGGCCATGAGCCCACCATTCCATTTTATGAAACGGTGGATTGCAGTTCGTGCGTATTCCTGCGCAACCGCTTTGGGCAGAAGATAACGCCAGCCACTTGCACACCCGTGCAAACGATGGCGGAGAATCCCCAACCGTAGCGCACTGGCGCAGGCGTTCATGCTGCGAGCGCGAGGAGTAGCTGATGGACGAAGCCTTGCAAGCAAAAAACTCGCCCTGGCACGAAGGAGAGCTGACCTTGCAGCGCTCCGTCGGGGCTGTCGACATGATGGCCAGTGTCGGCCAACGGCAACTGGCGCGTACGTGGATGCCGGACCAGCACCGGGAGTTCTACGCCCAACTGCCTTTCGTGGTGCTGGGGGCGGTGGACCGGCAAGGCGACGTGTGGGCGACCCTGCGCGCGGGACAACCGGGTTTCATGAATTCGCCCGATCCGCAGACCCTGCACATCAACCTCGAGCCCGAGCCGAACGACCCCGCCCAGGAAGGCATGGGCGAGGGGGATGCCATCGGCATGCTGGGGATCGAGTTGCACACCCGTCGGCGTAATCGCATGAATGGCGTGGTGCGCCGTCAGCTTGCCCCAGGGCTGGAGATTGCAGTGAGCCAGGCCTATGGCAACTGCCCTCGCTACATCAACCTGCGCCAGTATCAATTTGTCGACCCACAGGCGGTCGCGCCGCGGCAGTTGAGCGTGTCAGACCCGCTGGTCCGGCGCCTGGTGACGGCGGCCGATTCGTTTTATATCGCCACCTACGTGGTGCGCGATGGCGAGCGGCAGGTCGATGCTTCTCACCGTGGCGGCAAGCCAGGGTTTGTGCGCATGGATGAAGACGGGTCGCTGACCATTCCGGATTTTTCCGGCAATCTGTTCTTCAACACCCTGGGCAACATCCTGCTCAACCCGCGGGCCGGGCTGGTGTTCGTCGATTTCCAGACCGGCGATCTGCTGCAAATGAGTGGCTCGGCGCAAGTCCTGCTGGACGATCCCGAGATCAATGCCTTCCAAGGCGCCGAGCGGCTGCTGCGCTTCACACCGCAACGCATCGTCTATCGTCCGGCCGCCATCGCGCTGCGCTGGAAGGATCAGGATGAAGGCGATTCGCCCAATTCATTGATGACCGGCAGTTGGGAGCAAGCCGCAGAGCGTTTGCAGGCTGAGGCGCTGCGTAGCCGCTGGCGTGCGTTGCGGGTTGCGCGAGTCGTGGATGAGAGCCACAACATTCGTTCGTTCTACCTGCAGGCGAGCGATGGCTTGGGCTTGCCTCGGTTTGAAGCCGGGCAACATTTGCCGGTGCGGATCCAGCTGGAGGGGCAGAAAGCGCCGTCGATCCGAACCTATAGCGTTTCCAGTGCGCCGTCGGATGATTTCCTGCGCATCAGCGTCAAGCGCGATGGATCGGTGTCGTCCCACCTGCATGAGCAGGTGCGGGCGCTGCACGAGATCGAAGCGCGGGCGCCCCAGGGCCATTTCACCGTCCAGGCCACGGAGCGGCGTCCGTTGGTATTGCTGGCAGCGGGGGTGGGCATCACGCCGTTGTTGTCGATGTTGCGCGAGGTGGTTTACCAGGGGCAACGCATCAGCCGCATGCGTCCGGTCTGGCTGCTGCAAAGCGCCCGCTCGGTGGCCGACCTGGCGTTCCGTGAAGAGATCGACGAACTGGCCGCCCGTGCCGGCGACAAGCTCCAGGTTGTGCGCATGGTCAGCCAACCGCCCACCGAAGCGAAGGTTGGTGAAGATTATGATCTGGCGGGCCGGATCGATGTGGAACTGCTGAAGAAACTGCTGCCGCTCAACGACTACGACTTCTATCTGTGCGGGCCGGGCAGCTTTACCCAGGCGCTGTACGACGGGCTGCGCAAATTGCGCATCCCTGACGATCGCATCCATGCGGAAACCTTCGGTCCCTCCACCCTTGTGCGGGACATCGAAGTCAGCATGCCGGCGCCCCAGCAAGTGCCGGCCGCGACTGAAGCGGTGAAGGTCTTGTTCGCCAGTTCCGGCAAGGAGGCCCGTTGGGAGCCCGGCGGCGGAACGCTGCTGGAGCTGGCCGAAGCGCGCGGCCTGAACCCGGAATTCAGCTGCCGCGGCGGTTCCTGCGGCACCTGCAAAACCCGCTTGAGCCGCGGCCAGGTGCATTACCTGAGCCAGCCGGCCGAGCCGGTTGGCGAAGGCGAAGTGCTGATCTGTTGCGCGGTGCCGGCTCAAGGCAGCGAACCGTTGGTGCTTGAGGTCTAGGGCTTGCGATCATTTCACTGGGTGAAATGCTGGATTGTAAAAGCTGGTTATTCCACTGTCCGGAGCAGGAGCAGAGGATAGCCCCATCGACGCGATCACCGCGTCGAGCCCAAACAACATGGAGTACGTCATGCCTGAGAACGCGATCAAACTTTATCGCCACCCGTTGTCGGGTCACGCCCATCGTGTCGAGCTGATGCTCTCGCTGCTGGGCCTGCCGACCGAGCTGGTATTCGTGGACTTGATGAAAGGCGAGCACAAGACCCCGGAGTTCCTCGCCATCAACAGCTTCGGCCAGGTGCCGGTGATCGATGACAACGGTGTTGTGCTGGCCGACTCGAACGCGATTCTGGTCTACCTCGCGGCCAAATACGGCAAGGGCCAATGGCTGCCCGGCGATCCGCTCGCCCAGGCCCGGGTGCAGCGCTGGCTTTCGGTGGCCGCGGGCCAGATCAACCAGGGGCCGGCCAACGCCCGATTGATCACCGTGTTCGGCGCCGGCTATGACGCCGAAGATGCCATCAAGCGTTCCCACGCCCTGTTGAAGGTGATGGAGACGGAGCTGGGGCAAAGCCGGTTCCTGGCCGGTGAGCAACCGACCATCGCTGACGTGGCCGCGTACACCTACGTGTCCCATGCACCGGAAGGCAACGTCGCGCTGACCGACTACCCGAACGTCCGTGCCTGGCTGGGCAGCATCGAAGCCTTGCCGAATTTCGTCGGCATGCAGCGCACCGCCAAGGGCTTGCAGCAAGCCTGAGTCAAACCGCAGGAGCTTGCCGGGAGGCCTCTTCCGGCAAGCCTTGAGGCCGAAACCGCCACGTATGTTCAATCTCCCTCACGCAAGGCTGGATCACCCATGGATCGCTTTCAGGAAATGCAGATTTTCATGGTGGTTGCCGAGGAGGAAGGGTTCGCCGCTGCCGCCCGGCGCTTGCGCATTTCGCCACCGAGCGTGACGCGGGCCATTGCGGCGATGGAAGAACGGATCGGCACCCAACTATTGTCTCGTACCACCCGCAATGTGCACCTGACCGAAGCGGGGCAACGCTACCTGGAAGATTGCCGGCGGATCCTGAGTGAGCTCGAAGAGGCCGAGGAGGCCGCCGCCGGCAGCTACTCGATCCCGTGCGGGTATCTGACGGTTACCGCGCCGGTGCTGTTTGGCGAGTTGTACATCGCGCCCTTGCTGACGGATTACCTGGATCGGTTTCCCTCGGTGCACCTCAATGCCTTGTTGGTCGACCGTGTGGTGAATATCGCGGACGAGGGCATCGATGTGGCGATCCGCATCGGCCATTTGCAGGAAAACAATCAGCACGCCATCAAGGTCGGTGAGGTACGCCAAGTGATTTGCGGCGCCCCGGCCTATTTCCAGCGCCATGGACGGCCAAGCCATCCTGGTGAGTTGAGCAAGGCCAATATCGTGATGTCTTCGGCCAGTCATTTGCTGAGCCACTGGCAGTTCATGGACGAAGCAAGCTCGCTGAGCCTGCGGGTTGACCCACGCCTGGTGGTGACCGCGAATCAGGCCGCGATCAATATCGCCCGCCAGGGCTGGGGCGTTACCCGGGTATTGTCCTATCAAGTGGCCCGGCAGGTCGCCGAGGGTGAACTGGAAGTGGTGCTCAAGGCTTTCGAACCACCGGCGTTGCCGATTCACGTGGTGTATCAGAAGAGCAATCGGGTGCCGGCCAAGGTGCGTACGTTCGTGGACTTCCTCGCCGATCGGCTGGGAGACGACGTCACGCTCAAGCCTGTCGTAAAAGGCACCGGCTGATGGCGCGCCACCATGAAATGAGGGTATTCCACGCGCTGTCGCAGTGCTCCAGCCTCGCCTCGGCCGCCCAGCGCCTCAACGTCTCCGGACCGACCGTGATGCGTGCGGTCGCTCGACTGGAAGCGCGACTGGGTGTGCAGCTGCTGTCACGAAGCACGCGCGGGGTGGCGCTGACGGAAGCCGGGGTCGGCTTCATGGCTGATTGTTCACGCATTCTCCAGGCCGTTGACGAGGCTGAAGCATCGGCCAAGGGCTGGCATGTCCAGGCCCAGGGCAATCTGACGATTCTGTTGCCCACCTTGTTCAGCCGTTATGTCATGGCCCCGGTATTGGCCGGCTACATGGATCACTTCCCCGAGATCAGGCTATTGGCCCACTACCATGATCGTTTCCCGAACATGCATGAGGAAGGGCTGGATGTCGCGGTGTTGGTAGGGCATCTACCCAGTTGCTCATTGATCGCACGACCTGTCGGCAGCGTTCGCTCGCTCGTCTGCGCCAGTCCTGGTTATCTGGCGATGTATGGTGAGCCGGTTGTGCCGCAGGATCTGCACGATCACCGCCTGATCGCCACGCAGGCCAACCAGGACTGGGTCCAGTGGTCTTTTCAACAGCAGGGCGAGACCAACGGCTTCAAGGCCCGCACGCGGCTCAGTTGCGCCACGCTACAGGCGGCCATCGACGCAGCAGCTCATGGGGCCGGGTTGACGCGTTGCTTGAGCTATCCGTTGTACGACTATCTGAGCAGCGGACGCTTGCGCAGGGTCTTGCAAGCCTATGAACCACCCTCCATGCCCGTGCAGGTGGTCTACCGTGAAAGGCGCAAGGCGCCGATGCGGGTGCGCAGTTTCGTGGACTACATCGTCGAGCACCTGCGCGAGCACCCGGCCCTGCGAGCGGATATCTCTTGATGGTCAGCGCGCGTTCGGGGCCTGGATCCCACGACGCACCCGCCCTGGCGCCTCGCCGTAGATTTCCTTGAATTTCTTGCTGAACGCAGCCTGGGATTGGTAGCCGACCTGTACGGCAATATCGCTCAGCCCCAGGTGTGAGTGGCTGAGCAGACTGAAGGCCAACTCCATTCGCACTTGCGTCAACAGTACCCACGGCGAGACGCCGGCCAGCTTGACGAATGCGCGCATGAAATTGGCCCGGGACATGCTCGCGAGGTCTGCCAGGCCTTGGATGGTCCACTCGTGCGCAGGGTCCGCCAGCATCGCCTGCCAGGCCCGGCCCAGGCGCTTGTCGCCGAGCAGGGCCAGCGTGCCGCTGTCCTGGCCATGACTCGACAGGTGCGCACGCAGAATCAGGGTGAACAGGGCCTGGGACAAGGCGTCGAGCAAGAAGCGAGCGCCGGGCTGGTTCCCATCCGCTTCCCCGCGAAGGATTTCCACCAATGCCGGCAAAGGTCCGTTGGCCGGTAAGGCGCCGCTGGGAATCACCAGGTAGTCGGGCAGGGCGCTGAACAGCAACGAAGCTCGGTTGAAATGAAAACCACCGCAAAGCATGTCCAGCTCCGCGCTGGCACCGCCAATGCGGTGAATCGGCAGGGCGCCTCCGGTCACGATCCGGGGTGAGGTCGGCGTCACCATTTTCCCAGGGCTGTGCATGAGGTGCGGGGCGCCGCGCGGCAGCAGCAGGATGTCACCGGCGCGCATGGGCAAGCGCTGCCCATCGGCAAACTCGACGCGGCATTCGCCGGCCAGCACGATGTGATAGGGCGCCGTGCCCAGGGCATGCTGGCCGTGATCCAGGGCCCAGTCGCCCTGGAACTGACAGCGCAGGTCCAGGCTGCCGCGAACGTTGGCCAGGCTGATGAGTTTATCGATCGCATTCATTTGAGCGTTTCGCCAAAAAAACTGAGCGGATTGAGCAAAACCGAGTGGCGCCAGGGTGAAAAACTGAGGGCGTCAAAACAGTACACCCAACCCACTCAGGAGTTAATGCCATGTTCAATAACTGGTCCGAATTGTTGCCCACCATTCAGAAAGCGTTTGGCGCGCTGGGCCGCAGCAACCCGAAAATGGTCAAGGCCTATATGGCGCTCGGGGAAGCCGCCAGCGAAAACAACGTGCTCGATGCCAAGACCCGCGAGCTGATCTCGATCGCCATCGCCGTGACCACCCGTTGCGACGGCTGTATCGCCGCCCACACGGATGCGGCGATCAAGGCGGGGGCGAGCCGTGAAGAGGTCGCAGCGGCCCTGGCCACTGCGATTTCGTTGAATGCGGGGGCTGCCTACATCTACTCGCTGCGCTCGCTTGAAGCGTATGACACGCTGAAAAAACCGGCGTGACTCATAGCCGGTCCCAAGCCCCGGTTCCCTCAACGACACCGCAATGCTGTTCATTTAAGAAAGATGATGGACCTGTGGCGAGAGAGCTTGCTCCCGCTCGGCTGCGAAGCAGTCGTAAACCGGTGGGTGCGGTGTATCTGATGCTCCGCATTTGACAGGTTTTGGGGCCGCTTCGCGGCCCAGCGGGAGCAAGCCCCCTCGCCACGGGTTTGTCGACAGCCTTAAGTGAACAGCATTGCAACGATACCGGGGCTTTTTTGGCTGCCCGGGGCGATTGTTTCAGATGGCGCAATCAAGTCATCAGATTCCTGGGCATTCTCTAAAAACTGTTCGCCAGTGAAACTGATCCCAGAAGCGATCGACCGTTTCGGGCCGTCGCAGTGCTCTCCATCCTCCAGGAGATTTCCCATGATCGACGTCACCTGCACCGGCAACCCTTGGTCGGACACCTCTGTTGCGATTCACCCAGAATACGAAAGCGGATTCCTGTTGCCCCAGTTGATGGGCGCCCTGGCCAGCGAGTCTGCAGCACCCGTTTCGAACGTCCTGTGCCAGCCGAGTACGAGCGGCGCCATGCTGGCGAAGGCGAGCGCTTTTGTGATGCGGGTGCTGA of Pseudomonas fluorescens contains these proteins:
- a CDS encoding hybrid sensor histidine kinase/response regulator, with the translated sequence MTEKNSELDQATLRLTVGACTALYIIVVAFLASDFETYVPILWYMAFFFGAAVPLRMAVRRWPGHFFLRRLFAMTLDYASLAFALIVGGEGTLPVYAALLWVTLGNGMRFGSRYLALATVLALSTLGVIFLLTPFWRGQPYLFLTLIVTTIVVPAYAHILLTRTRIASEEAIAANQEKSRFLAQASHDLRQPIHSIGLFTACLRDARLGQEELRLVDNIDRSLHIVSQLFRSILDIYTLDNGQLEPQAEPVHLGALLQDVVKQNTEAARWAGVELRLRPCRHWVSVNAGLLATMVQNLVSNTLKYAPGQPVLIGVRPKGSGLAIVIYDKGRGIAAEHLPEVFKEFYRVRHVRDKDVEGLGLGLSIVKRISHLINLDIQLDSRLGQGTRATIQGLERVAPRAVVDRPVPTQSRLQGLRVCLVEDDANVLMATSALLEKWGCEVETHSDGVGVTSDCDIIIADFDLGTKVSGAECIAAIREQRGWEVPAMIMTGHEIERIRHALHHMNISILAKPVRPPELRVTLLELTKHFASVRP
- a CDS encoding pyridoxamine 5'-phosphate oxidase family protein → MDEALQAKNSPWHEGELTLQRSVGAVDMMASVGQRQLARTWMPDQHREFYAQLPFVVLGAVDRQGDVWATLRAGQPGFMNSPDPQTLHINLEPEPNDPAQEGMGEGDAIGMLGIELHTRRRNRMNGVVRRQLAPGLEIAVSQAYGNCPRYINLRQYQFVDPQAVAPRQLSVSDPLVRRLVTAADSFYIATYVVRDGERQVDASHRGGKPGFVRMDEDGSLTIPDFSGNLFFNTLGNILLNPRAGLVFVDFQTGDLLQMSGSAQVLLDDPEINAFQGAERLLRFTPQRIVYRPAAIALRWKDQDEGDSPNSLMTGSWEQAAERLQAEALRSRWRALRVARVVDESHNIRSFYLQASDGLGLPRFEAGQHLPVRIQLEGQKAPSIRTYSVSSAPSDDFLRISVKRDGSVSSHLHEQVRALHEIEARAPQGHFTVQATERRPLVLLAAGVGITPLLSMLREVVYQGQRISRMRPVWLLQSARSVADLAFREEIDELAARAGDKLQVVRMVSQPPTEAKVGEDYDLAGRIDVELLKKLLPLNDYDFYLCGPGSFTQALYDGLRKLRIPDDRIHAETFGPSTLVRDIEVSMPAPQQVPAATEAVKVLFASSGKEARWEPGGGTLLELAEARGLNPEFSCRGGSCGTCKTRLSRGQVHYLSQPAEPVGEGEVLICCAVPAQGSEPLVLEV
- a CDS encoding glutathione S-transferase family protein, giving the protein MPENAIKLYRHPLSGHAHRVELMLSLLGLPTELVFVDLMKGEHKTPEFLAINSFGQVPVIDDNGVVLADSNAILVYLAAKYGKGQWLPGDPLAQARVQRWLSVAAGQINQGPANARLITVFGAGYDAEDAIKRSHALLKVMETELGQSRFLAGEQPTIADVAAYTYVSHAPEGNVALTDYPNVRAWLGSIEALPNFVGMQRTAKGLQQA
- a CDS encoding LysR family transcriptional regulator, with translation MDRFQEMQIFMVVAEEEGFAAAARRLRISPPSVTRAIAAMEERIGTQLLSRTTRNVHLTEAGQRYLEDCRRILSELEEAEEAAAGSYSIPCGYLTVTAPVLFGELYIAPLLTDYLDRFPSVHLNALLVDRVVNIADEGIDVAIRIGHLQENNQHAIKVGEVRQVICGAPAYFQRHGRPSHPGELSKANIVMSSASHLLSHWQFMDEASSLSLRVDPRLVVTANQAAINIARQGWGVTRVLSYQVARQVAEGELEVVLKAFEPPALPIHVVYQKSNRVPAKVRTFVDFLADRLGDDVTLKPVVKGTG
- a CDS encoding LysR family transcriptional regulator, which codes for MARHHEMRVFHALSQCSSLASAAQRLNVSGPTVMRAVARLEARLGVQLLSRSTRGVALTEAGVGFMADCSRILQAVDEAEASAKGWHVQAQGNLTILLPTLFSRYVMAPVLAGYMDHFPEIRLLAHYHDRFPNMHEEGLDVAVLVGHLPSCSLIARPVGSVRSLVCASPGYLAMYGEPVVPQDLHDHRLIATQANQDWVQWSFQQQGETNGFKARTRLSCATLQAAIDAAAHGAGLTRCLSYPLYDYLSSGRLRRVLQAYEPPSMPVQVVYRERRKAPMRVRSFVDYIVEHLREHPALRADIS
- a CDS encoding AraC family transcriptional regulator; translation: MNAIDKLISLANVRGSLDLRCQFQGDWALDHGQHALGTAPYHIVLAGECRVEFADGQRLPMRAGDILLLPRGAPHLMHSPGKMVTPTSPRIVTGGALPIHRIGGASAELDMLCGGFHFNRASLLFSALPDYLVIPSGALPANGPLPALVEILRGEADGNQPGARFLLDALSQALFTLILRAHLSSHGQDSGTLALLGDKRLGRAWQAMLADPAHEWTIQGLADLASMSRANFMRAFVKLAGVSPWVLLTQVRMELAFSLLSHSHLGLSDIAVQVGYQSQAAFSKKFKEIYGEAPGRVRRGIQAPNAR
- a CDS encoding carboxymuconolactone decarboxylase family protein — encoded protein: MFNNWSELLPTIQKAFGALGRSNPKMVKAYMALGEAASENNVLDAKTRELISIAIAVTTRCDGCIAAHTDAAIKAGASREEVAAALATAISLNAGAAYIYSLRSLEAYDTLKKPA